From one Gossypium hirsutum isolate 1008001.06 chromosome D08, Gossypium_hirsutum_v2.1, whole genome shotgun sequence genomic stretch:
- the LOC107932481 gene encoding uncharacterized protein isoform X1 has product MGFQCKMPFAGAGAPPSSYQGELQCPKISFSDHDNHDLNASNDSLDLWNAATENQLSVFDMLINDESEVGSERSLVHEAHVAFSVEGLGKMRTKTPLHSPKQGGRISSDDCSLAWNFSRQLNSLKGSNFVLNDSELEVDMDVPLGSSPSQFSVDITDSHGNWKPNLSTFSDDMQLDSHYRNSKCSFGDTDISYNIGREDIWDAKVSYLDDGFPHEREDDISWKYWPHKIDGNSGDFLDYENGEIPDNAFEGHYMLRKRGVKATNLNSLDPSPKHLSSKVGHDLTTLIGESGRYNPIQTNYDVTDLPAQPGWPFFGTEDVKDSLSLLSFSSEESCSSSAVRGETIDSSPPNLMPRQSRRICSTFGRTRMKYDLVNDFAKETRCEDRDNLGQPSGKYMRTPVPLKSTATKRASYYLQGGIELSQKWLLEERCNGVDIDLGFSSFHCTSQANLPSVGSQLWAEDPIGAFPVPELNLNVKSCFNTPKHSESIHCLPFSCFTSEKFAFCQPLNQTNAFDSPVFSNIGAGSIKHALSPDSGRQGVPLDLFDAGQHREIGFLDLSVRGRVNGDDKRKPKSPPANCKQLEFEMENCFGNDLLFSKEPIVMGGSNPNNKEDEFNEAKDGTLETKGSLGVETSPSVKIHEKGESKGYECDVEIPLPCQSGTEQKSLMQEQK; this is encoded by the exons ATGGGGTTTCAGTGCAAAATGCCATTTGCTGGTGCAGGTGCTCCACCATCAAGCTATCAAGGAGAGTTACAATGCCCAAA GATTTCATTTAGCGATCATGATAATCATGATTTAAATGCTTCCAATGATAGTTTGGATCTCTGGAATGCAGCCACTGAGAATC AATTATCTGTTTTCGACATGCTTATTAATGATGAATCAGAGGTGGGTTCAGAAAGAAGTCTGGTTCATGAAGCTCATGTTGCTTTTTCAGTTGAAG GTTTAGGTAAGATGAGAACAAAGACTCCATTGCACTCACCAAAGCAAGGGGGCAG AATCTCTTCTGATGATTGCTCATTAGCCTGGAACTTTTCAAGGCAACTAAACTCATTGAAGGGTTCTAACTTTGTGCTAAATGATAGTGAACTAGAAGTG GACATGGATGTTCCTCTTGGTAGCAGTCCTTCGCAGTTCTCAGTCGATATAACTGATTCACATGGCAATTGGAAGCCAAACCTCTCCACTTTTTCTGATGACATGCAACTTGACAGCCATTACAGAAATAGCAAGTGCTCTTTTGGTGACACTGACATTTCCTACAACATAGGAAGGGAAGATATATGGGATG CTAAAGTTAGCTACCTAGATGATGGCTTTCCCCATGAAAGGGAAGATGACATTTCTTGGAAATACTGGCCACACAAAATAGATGGTAATTCTGGAGATTTTTTGGATTATGAAAATGGTGAGATACCAGATAATGCTTTTGAAGGGCATTACATGCTGAGGAAAAG GGGTGTCAAAGCAACAAATTTGAATAGTTTAG ATCCTTCTCCAAAGCATTTATCATCAAAAGTTGGTCATGATTTGACAACTTTAATTGGGGAAAG TGGCAGGTATAACCCAATTCAAACGAATTATGATGTAACAGATTTGCCAGCCCAACCAGGTTGGCCTTTTTTTGGGACTGAAGATGTAAAGGATAGCTTGAGCTTGCTGAG CTTTAGCAGTGAAGAATCATGCTCTTCTAGCGCAG TGAGGGGTGAAACGATAGACAGTTCACCTCCAAATCTAATGCCTAGGCAGAGCAGAAGAATATGTAGTACATTTGGTAGGACCAGAATGAAGTATGATCTGGTCAATGATTTTGCCAAGGAAACACGTTGCGAAGACAGAGATAATCTTGGGCAACCATCTGGCAAATATATGAGGACTCCAGTTCCGCTCAAGTCAACAGCAACCAAGCGTGCAAGCTATTATCTCCAAGGGGGAATAGAACTATCTCAGAAATGGTTGCTTGAGGAAAGATGCAATGGAGTTGATATAGATTTGGGTTTCAGTTCTTTCCATTGCACCTCACAGGCAAACCTTCCATCTGTAGGATCCCAGCTGTGGGCTGAAGATCCTATTGGTGCCTTTCCTGTTCCTGAACTGAATCTTAATGTCAAATCTTGCTTTAATACACCTAAGCACAGTGAATCTATTCACTGTTTGCCTTTTAGCTGTTTCACATCCGAGAAGTTTGCTTTTTGCCAACCATTGAATCAAACAAACGCTTTTGATTCTCCAGTATTCTCAAATATCGGGGCTGGATCAATCAAGCATGCCCTATCTCCAGATTCAGGAAGACAAGGTGTTCCTTTGGATTTGTTTGATGCTGGTCAGCATAGAGAGATTGGATTTCTTGATTTATCAGTACGAGGACGAGTTAATGGAGATGATAAAAGAAAACCAAAGTCCCCACCAGCCAACTGCAAACAGTTAGAATTTGAAATGGAAAATTGCTTTGGAAatgatttattattttcaaaGGAGCCCATAGTAATGGGTGGTTCAAATCCGAATAACAAGGAGGATGAATTCAATGAAGCAAAAGATGGAACTCTAGAAACAAAGGGGAGCCTTGGTGTGGAAACATCACCATCTGTTAAGATCCATGAGAAAGGAGAGAGCAAAGG ATATGAGTGTGATGTAGAAATTCCACTTCCTTGTCAAAGCGGGACAGAACAGAAG AGCTTAATGCAGGAACAGAAATGA
- the LOC107932481 gene encoding uncharacterized protein isoform X11, translating into MGFQCKMPFAGAGAPPSSYQGELQCPKISFSDHDNHDLNASNDSLDLWNAATENQLSVFDMLINDESEVGSERSLVHEAHVAFSVEGLGKMRTKTPLHSPKQGGRISSDDCSLAWNFSRQLNSLKGSNFVLNDSELEVDMDVPLGSSPSQFSVDITDSHGNWKPNLSTFSDDMQLDSHYRNSKCSFGDTDISYNIGREDIWDAKVSYLDDGFPHEREDDISWKYWPHKIDGNSGDFLDYENGEIPDNAFEGHYMLRKRGVKATNLNSLDPSPKHLSSKVGHDLTTLIGESGRYNPIQTNYDVTDLPAQPGWPFFGTEDVKDSLSLLSFSSEESCSSSAVRGETIDSSPPNLMPRQSRRICSTFGRTRMKYDLVNDFAKETRCEDRDNLGQPSGKYMRTPVPLKSTATKRASYYLQGGIELSQKWLLEERCNGVDIDLGFSSFHCTSQANLPSVGSQLWAEDPIVFSNIGAGSIKHALSPDSGRQGVPLDLFDAGQHREIGFLDLSVRGRVNGDDKRKPKSPPANCKQLEFEMENCFGNDLLFSKEPIVMGGSNPNNKEDEFNEAKDGTLETKGSLGVETSPSVKIHEKGESKGYECDVEIPLPCQSGTEQKEQK; encoded by the exons ATGGGGTTTCAGTGCAAAATGCCATTTGCTGGTGCAGGTGCTCCACCATCAAGCTATCAAGGAGAGTTACAATGCCCAAA GATTTCATTTAGCGATCATGATAATCATGATTTAAATGCTTCCAATGATAGTTTGGATCTCTGGAATGCAGCCACTGAGAATC AATTATCTGTTTTCGACATGCTTATTAATGATGAATCAGAGGTGGGTTCAGAAAGAAGTCTGGTTCATGAAGCTCATGTTGCTTTTTCAGTTGAAG GTTTAGGTAAGATGAGAACAAAGACTCCATTGCACTCACCAAAGCAAGGGGGCAG AATCTCTTCTGATGATTGCTCATTAGCCTGGAACTTTTCAAGGCAACTAAACTCATTGAAGGGTTCTAACTTTGTGCTAAATGATAGTGAACTAGAAGTG GACATGGATGTTCCTCTTGGTAGCAGTCCTTCGCAGTTCTCAGTCGATATAACTGATTCACATGGCAATTGGAAGCCAAACCTCTCCACTTTTTCTGATGACATGCAACTTGACAGCCATTACAGAAATAGCAAGTGCTCTTTTGGTGACACTGACATTTCCTACAACATAGGAAGGGAAGATATATGGGATG CTAAAGTTAGCTACCTAGATGATGGCTTTCCCCATGAAAGGGAAGATGACATTTCTTGGAAATACTGGCCACACAAAATAGATGGTAATTCTGGAGATTTTTTGGATTATGAAAATGGTGAGATACCAGATAATGCTTTTGAAGGGCATTACATGCTGAGGAAAAG GGGTGTCAAAGCAACAAATTTGAATAGTTTAG ATCCTTCTCCAAAGCATTTATCATCAAAAGTTGGTCATGATTTGACAACTTTAATTGGGGAAAG TGGCAGGTATAACCCAATTCAAACGAATTATGATGTAACAGATTTGCCAGCCCAACCAGGTTGGCCTTTTTTTGGGACTGAAGATGTAAAGGATAGCTTGAGCTTGCTGAG CTTTAGCAGTGAAGAATCATGCTCTTCTAGCGCAG TGAGGGGTGAAACGATAGACAGTTCACCTCCAAATCTAATGCCTAGGCAGAGCAGAAGAATATGTAGTACATTTGGTAGGACCAGAATGAAGTATGATCTGGTCAATGATTTTGCCAAGGAAACACGTTGCGAAGACAGAGATAATCTTGGGCAACCATCTGGCAAATATATGAGGACTCCAGTTCCGCTCAAGTCAACAGCAACCAAGCGTGCAAGCTATTATCTCCAAGGGGGAATAGAACTATCTCAGAAATGGTTGCTTGAGGAAAGATGCAATGGAGTTGATATAGATTTGGGTTTCAGTTCTTTCCATTGCACCTCACAGGCAAACCTTCCATCTGTAGGATCCCAGCTGTGGGCTGAAGATCCTATTG TATTCTCAAATATCGGGGCTGGATCAATCAAGCATGCCCTATCTCCAGATTCAGGAAGACAAGGTGTTCCTTTGGATTTGTTTGATGCTGGTCAGCATAGAGAGATTGGATTTCTTGATTTATCAGTACGAGGACGAGTTAATGGAGATGATAAAAGAAAACCAAAGTCCCCACCAGCCAACTGCAAACAGTTAGAATTTGAAATGGAAAATTGCTTTGGAAatgatttattattttcaaaGGAGCCCATAGTAATGGGTGGTTCAAATCCGAATAACAAGGAGGATGAATTCAATGAAGCAAAAGATGGAACTCTAGAAACAAAGGGGAGCCTTGGTGTGGAAACATCACCATCTGTTAAGATCCATGAGAAAGGAGAGAGCAAAGG ATATGAGTGTGATGTAGAAATTCCACTTCCTTGTCAAAGCGGGACAGAACAGAAG GAACAGAAATGA
- the LOC107932481 gene encoding uncharacterized protein isoform X5 has protein sequence MGFQCKMPFAGAGAPPSSYQGELQCPKISFSDHDNHDLNASNDSLDLWNAATENQLSVFDMLINDESEVGSERSLVHEAHVAFSVEGLGKMRTKTPLHSPKQGGRISSDDCSLAWNFSRQLNSLKGSNFVLNDSELEVDMDVPLGSSPSQFSVDITDSHGNWKPNLSTFSDDMQLDSHYRNSKCSFGDTDISYNIGREDIWDAKVSYLDDGFPHEREDDISWKYWPHKIDGNSGDFLDYENGEIPDNAFEGHYMLRKRGVKATNLNSLDPSPKHLSSKVGHDLTTLIGESGRYNPIQTNYDVTDLPAQPGWPFFGTEDVKDSLSLLSFSSEESCSSSAVRGETIDSSPPNLMPRQSRRICSTFGRTRMKYDLVNDFAKETRCEDRDNLGQPSGKYMRTPVPLKSTATKRASYYLQGGIELSQKWLLEERCNGVDIDLGFSSFHCTSQANLPSVGSQLWAEDPIGAFPVPELNLNVKSCFNTPKHSESIHCLPFSCFTSEKFAFCQPLNQTNAFDSPVFSNIGAGSIKHALSPDSGRQGVPLDLFDAGQHREIGFLDLSVRGRVNGDDKRKPKSPPANCKQLEFEMENCFGNDLLFSKEPIVMGGSNPNNKEDEFNEAKDGTLETKGSLGVETSPSVKIHEKGESKGYECDVEIPLPCQSGTEQKK, from the exons ATGGGGTTTCAGTGCAAAATGCCATTTGCTGGTGCAGGTGCTCCACCATCAAGCTATCAAGGAGAGTTACAATGCCCAAA GATTTCATTTAGCGATCATGATAATCATGATTTAAATGCTTCCAATGATAGTTTGGATCTCTGGAATGCAGCCACTGAGAATC AATTATCTGTTTTCGACATGCTTATTAATGATGAATCAGAGGTGGGTTCAGAAAGAAGTCTGGTTCATGAAGCTCATGTTGCTTTTTCAGTTGAAG GTTTAGGTAAGATGAGAACAAAGACTCCATTGCACTCACCAAAGCAAGGGGGCAG AATCTCTTCTGATGATTGCTCATTAGCCTGGAACTTTTCAAGGCAACTAAACTCATTGAAGGGTTCTAACTTTGTGCTAAATGATAGTGAACTAGAAGTG GACATGGATGTTCCTCTTGGTAGCAGTCCTTCGCAGTTCTCAGTCGATATAACTGATTCACATGGCAATTGGAAGCCAAACCTCTCCACTTTTTCTGATGACATGCAACTTGACAGCCATTACAGAAATAGCAAGTGCTCTTTTGGTGACACTGACATTTCCTACAACATAGGAAGGGAAGATATATGGGATG CTAAAGTTAGCTACCTAGATGATGGCTTTCCCCATGAAAGGGAAGATGACATTTCTTGGAAATACTGGCCACACAAAATAGATGGTAATTCTGGAGATTTTTTGGATTATGAAAATGGTGAGATACCAGATAATGCTTTTGAAGGGCATTACATGCTGAGGAAAAG GGGTGTCAAAGCAACAAATTTGAATAGTTTAG ATCCTTCTCCAAAGCATTTATCATCAAAAGTTGGTCATGATTTGACAACTTTAATTGGGGAAAG TGGCAGGTATAACCCAATTCAAACGAATTATGATGTAACAGATTTGCCAGCCCAACCAGGTTGGCCTTTTTTTGGGACTGAAGATGTAAAGGATAGCTTGAGCTTGCTGAG CTTTAGCAGTGAAGAATCATGCTCTTCTAGCGCAG TGAGGGGTGAAACGATAGACAGTTCACCTCCAAATCTAATGCCTAGGCAGAGCAGAAGAATATGTAGTACATTTGGTAGGACCAGAATGAAGTATGATCTGGTCAATGATTTTGCCAAGGAAACACGTTGCGAAGACAGAGATAATCTTGGGCAACCATCTGGCAAATATATGAGGACTCCAGTTCCGCTCAAGTCAACAGCAACCAAGCGTGCAAGCTATTATCTCCAAGGGGGAATAGAACTATCTCAGAAATGGTTGCTTGAGGAAAGATGCAATGGAGTTGATATAGATTTGGGTTTCAGTTCTTTCCATTGCACCTCACAGGCAAACCTTCCATCTGTAGGATCCCAGCTGTGGGCTGAAGATCCTATTGGTGCCTTTCCTGTTCCTGAACTGAATCTTAATGTCAAATCTTGCTTTAATACACCTAAGCACAGTGAATCTATTCACTGTTTGCCTTTTAGCTGTTTCACATCCGAGAAGTTTGCTTTTTGCCAACCATTGAATCAAACAAACGCTTTTGATTCTCCAGTATTCTCAAATATCGGGGCTGGATCAATCAAGCATGCCCTATCTCCAGATTCAGGAAGACAAGGTGTTCCTTTGGATTTGTTTGATGCTGGTCAGCATAGAGAGATTGGATTTCTTGATTTATCAGTACGAGGACGAGTTAATGGAGATGATAAAAGAAAACCAAAGTCCCCACCAGCCAACTGCAAACAGTTAGAATTTGAAATGGAAAATTGCTTTGGAAatgatttattattttcaaaGGAGCCCATAGTAATGGGTGGTTCAAATCCGAATAACAAGGAGGATGAATTCAATGAAGCAAAAGATGGAACTCTAGAAACAAAGGGGAGCCTTGGTGTGGAAACATCACCATCTGTTAAGATCCATGAGAAAGGAGAGAGCAAAGG ATATGAGTGTGATGTAGAAATTCCACTTCCTTGTCAAAGCGGGACAGAACAGAAG AAATGA
- the LOC107932481 gene encoding uncharacterized protein isoform X12 — MLINDESEVGSERSLVHEAHVAFSVEGLGKMRTKTPLHSPKQGGRISSDDCSLAWNFSRQLNSLKGSNFVLNDSELEVDMDVPLGSSPSQFSVDITDSHGNWKPNLSTFSDDMQLDSHYRNSKCSFGDTDISYNIGREDIWDAKVSYLDDGFPHEREDDISWKYWPHKIDGNSGDFLDYENGEIPDNAFEGHYMLRKRGVKATNLNSLDPSPKHLSSKVGHDLTTLIGESGRYNPIQTNYDVTDLPAQPGWPFFGTEDVKDSLSLLSFSSEESCSSSAVRGETIDSSPPNLMPRQSRRICSTFGRTRMKYDLVNDFAKETRCEDRDNLGQPSGKYMRTPVPLKSTATKRASYYLQGGIELSQKWLLEERCNGVDIDLGFSSFHCTSQANLPSVGSQLWAEDPIGAFPVPELNLNVKSCFNTPKHSESIHCLPFSCFTSEKFAFCQPLNQTNAFDSPVFSNIGAGSIKHALSPDSGRQGVPLDLFDAGQHREIGFLDLSVRGRVNGDDKRKPKSPPANCKQLEFEMENCFGNDLLFSKEPIVMGGSNPNNKEDEFNEAKDGTLETKGSLGVETSPSVKIHEKGESKGYECDVEIPLPCQSGTEQKSLMQEQK; from the exons ATGCTTATTAATGATGAATCAGAGGTGGGTTCAGAAAGAAGTCTGGTTCATGAAGCTCATGTTGCTTTTTCAGTTGAAG GTTTAGGTAAGATGAGAACAAAGACTCCATTGCACTCACCAAAGCAAGGGGGCAG AATCTCTTCTGATGATTGCTCATTAGCCTGGAACTTTTCAAGGCAACTAAACTCATTGAAGGGTTCTAACTTTGTGCTAAATGATAGTGAACTAGAAGTG GACATGGATGTTCCTCTTGGTAGCAGTCCTTCGCAGTTCTCAGTCGATATAACTGATTCACATGGCAATTGGAAGCCAAACCTCTCCACTTTTTCTGATGACATGCAACTTGACAGCCATTACAGAAATAGCAAGTGCTCTTTTGGTGACACTGACATTTCCTACAACATAGGAAGGGAAGATATATGGGATG CTAAAGTTAGCTACCTAGATGATGGCTTTCCCCATGAAAGGGAAGATGACATTTCTTGGAAATACTGGCCACACAAAATAGATGGTAATTCTGGAGATTTTTTGGATTATGAAAATGGTGAGATACCAGATAATGCTTTTGAAGGGCATTACATGCTGAGGAAAAG GGGTGTCAAAGCAACAAATTTGAATAGTTTAG ATCCTTCTCCAAAGCATTTATCATCAAAAGTTGGTCATGATTTGACAACTTTAATTGGGGAAAG TGGCAGGTATAACCCAATTCAAACGAATTATGATGTAACAGATTTGCCAGCCCAACCAGGTTGGCCTTTTTTTGGGACTGAAGATGTAAAGGATAGCTTGAGCTTGCTGAG CTTTAGCAGTGAAGAATCATGCTCTTCTAGCGCAG TGAGGGGTGAAACGATAGACAGTTCACCTCCAAATCTAATGCCTAGGCAGAGCAGAAGAATATGTAGTACATTTGGTAGGACCAGAATGAAGTATGATCTGGTCAATGATTTTGCCAAGGAAACACGTTGCGAAGACAGAGATAATCTTGGGCAACCATCTGGCAAATATATGAGGACTCCAGTTCCGCTCAAGTCAACAGCAACCAAGCGTGCAAGCTATTATCTCCAAGGGGGAATAGAACTATCTCAGAAATGGTTGCTTGAGGAAAGATGCAATGGAGTTGATATAGATTTGGGTTTCAGTTCTTTCCATTGCACCTCACAGGCAAACCTTCCATCTGTAGGATCCCAGCTGTGGGCTGAAGATCCTATTGGTGCCTTTCCTGTTCCTGAACTGAATCTTAATGTCAAATCTTGCTTTAATACACCTAAGCACAGTGAATCTATTCACTGTTTGCCTTTTAGCTGTTTCACATCCGAGAAGTTTGCTTTTTGCCAACCATTGAATCAAACAAACGCTTTTGATTCTCCAGTATTCTCAAATATCGGGGCTGGATCAATCAAGCATGCCCTATCTCCAGATTCAGGAAGACAAGGTGTTCCTTTGGATTTGTTTGATGCTGGTCAGCATAGAGAGATTGGATTTCTTGATTTATCAGTACGAGGACGAGTTAATGGAGATGATAAAAGAAAACCAAAGTCCCCACCAGCCAACTGCAAACAGTTAGAATTTGAAATGGAAAATTGCTTTGGAAatgatttattattttcaaaGGAGCCCATAGTAATGGGTGGTTCAAATCCGAATAACAAGGAGGATGAATTCAATGAAGCAAAAGATGGAACTCTAGAAACAAAGGGGAGCCTTGGTGTGGAAACATCACCATCTGTTAAGATCCATGAGAAAGGAGAGAGCAAAGG ATATGAGTGTGATGTAGAAATTCCACTTCCTTGTCAAAGCGGGACAGAACAGAAG AGCTTAATGCAGGAACAGAAATGA
- the LOC107932481 gene encoding uncharacterized protein isoform X3: protein MGFQCKMPFAGAGAPPSSYQGELQCPKISFSDHDNHDLNASNDSLDLWNAATENQLSVFDMLINDESEVGSERSLVHEAHVAFSVEGLGKMRTKTPLHSPKQGGRISSDDCSLAWNFSRQLNSLKGSNFVLNDSELEVDMDVPLGSSPSQFSVDITDSHGNWKPNLSTFSDDMQLDSHYRNSKCSFGDTDISYNIGREDIWDAKVSYLDDGFPHEREDDISWKYWPHKIDGNSGDFLDYENGEIPDNAFEGHYMLRKRGVKATNLNSLDPSPKHLSSKVGHDLTTLIGESGRYNPIQTNYDVTDLPAQPGWPFFGTEDVKDSLSLLSEESCSSSAVRGETIDSSPPNLMPRQSRRICSTFGRTRMKYDLVNDFAKETRCEDRDNLGQPSGKYMRTPVPLKSTATKRASYYLQGGIELSQKWLLEERCNGVDIDLGFSSFHCTSQANLPSVGSQLWAEDPIGAFPVPELNLNVKSCFNTPKHSESIHCLPFSCFTSEKFAFCQPLNQTNAFDSPVFSNIGAGSIKHALSPDSGRQGVPLDLFDAGQHREIGFLDLSVRGRVNGDDKRKPKSPPANCKQLEFEMENCFGNDLLFSKEPIVMGGSNPNNKEDEFNEAKDGTLETKGSLGVETSPSVKIHEKGESKGYECDVEIPLPCQSGTEQKSLMQEQK from the exons ATGGGGTTTCAGTGCAAAATGCCATTTGCTGGTGCAGGTGCTCCACCATCAAGCTATCAAGGAGAGTTACAATGCCCAAA GATTTCATTTAGCGATCATGATAATCATGATTTAAATGCTTCCAATGATAGTTTGGATCTCTGGAATGCAGCCACTGAGAATC AATTATCTGTTTTCGACATGCTTATTAATGATGAATCAGAGGTGGGTTCAGAAAGAAGTCTGGTTCATGAAGCTCATGTTGCTTTTTCAGTTGAAG GTTTAGGTAAGATGAGAACAAAGACTCCATTGCACTCACCAAAGCAAGGGGGCAG AATCTCTTCTGATGATTGCTCATTAGCCTGGAACTTTTCAAGGCAACTAAACTCATTGAAGGGTTCTAACTTTGTGCTAAATGATAGTGAACTAGAAGTG GACATGGATGTTCCTCTTGGTAGCAGTCCTTCGCAGTTCTCAGTCGATATAACTGATTCACATGGCAATTGGAAGCCAAACCTCTCCACTTTTTCTGATGACATGCAACTTGACAGCCATTACAGAAATAGCAAGTGCTCTTTTGGTGACACTGACATTTCCTACAACATAGGAAGGGAAGATATATGGGATG CTAAAGTTAGCTACCTAGATGATGGCTTTCCCCATGAAAGGGAAGATGACATTTCTTGGAAATACTGGCCACACAAAATAGATGGTAATTCTGGAGATTTTTTGGATTATGAAAATGGTGAGATACCAGATAATGCTTTTGAAGGGCATTACATGCTGAGGAAAAG GGGTGTCAAAGCAACAAATTTGAATAGTTTAG ATCCTTCTCCAAAGCATTTATCATCAAAAGTTGGTCATGATTTGACAACTTTAATTGGGGAAAG TGGCAGGTATAACCCAATTCAAACGAATTATGATGTAACAGATTTGCCAGCCCAACCAGGTTGGCCTTTTTTTGGGACTGAAGATGTAAAGGATAGCTTGAGCTTGCTGAG TGAAGAATCATGCTCTTCTAGCGCAG TGAGGGGTGAAACGATAGACAGTTCACCTCCAAATCTAATGCCTAGGCAGAGCAGAAGAATATGTAGTACATTTGGTAGGACCAGAATGAAGTATGATCTGGTCAATGATTTTGCCAAGGAAACACGTTGCGAAGACAGAGATAATCTTGGGCAACCATCTGGCAAATATATGAGGACTCCAGTTCCGCTCAAGTCAACAGCAACCAAGCGTGCAAGCTATTATCTCCAAGGGGGAATAGAACTATCTCAGAAATGGTTGCTTGAGGAAAGATGCAATGGAGTTGATATAGATTTGGGTTTCAGTTCTTTCCATTGCACCTCACAGGCAAACCTTCCATCTGTAGGATCCCAGCTGTGGGCTGAAGATCCTATTGGTGCCTTTCCTGTTCCTGAACTGAATCTTAATGTCAAATCTTGCTTTAATACACCTAAGCACAGTGAATCTATTCACTGTTTGCCTTTTAGCTGTTTCACATCCGAGAAGTTTGCTTTTTGCCAACCATTGAATCAAACAAACGCTTTTGATTCTCCAGTATTCTCAAATATCGGGGCTGGATCAATCAAGCATGCCCTATCTCCAGATTCAGGAAGACAAGGTGTTCCTTTGGATTTGTTTGATGCTGGTCAGCATAGAGAGATTGGATTTCTTGATTTATCAGTACGAGGACGAGTTAATGGAGATGATAAAAGAAAACCAAAGTCCCCACCAGCCAACTGCAAACAGTTAGAATTTGAAATGGAAAATTGCTTTGGAAatgatttattattttcaaaGGAGCCCATAGTAATGGGTGGTTCAAATCCGAATAACAAGGAGGATGAATTCAATGAAGCAAAAGATGGAACTCTAGAAACAAAGGGGAGCCTTGGTGTGGAAACATCACCATCTGTTAAGATCCATGAGAAAGGAGAGAGCAAAGG ATATGAGTGTGATGTAGAAATTCCACTTCCTTGTCAAAGCGGGACAGAACAGAAG AGCTTAATGCAGGAACAGAAATGA